Proteins encoded by one window of Hypomesus transpacificus isolate Combined female unplaced genomic scaffold, fHypTra1 scaffold_116, whole genome shotgun sequence:
- the apoa1a gene encoding apolipoprotein A-I isoform X2, translated as MKFVALALTLLLAVGSHAMALQNDAPSQLEHVRAAAMVYLTQVKETAMKTLDHLDGTEYAEYKVKLSESLDQLHAYAQTASETITPYGETYSAQLLDATKDVRERIMADVEDLRVQLEPKREELRQVLQKHMDEYRGKLEPVFQEYMTKNKEDVETLRAKLQPLLEEMRSKVEANVEETPGPPGQAGALHGRPEDQGHGSLRDPVPGPQGLNVFQTLPLYSPTVMQTRSPPPRISTVPTAVRNTLDSCHSEQKVTSTPV; from the exons ATGAAATTTGTGGCTCTTGCACTGACCCTCTTGCTGGCCGTCG GCTCCCATGCCATGGCTCTGCAGAACGATGCTCCCTCCCAGCTAGAGCATGTCAGGGCTGCCGCCATGGTGTACCTGACCCAGGTTAAGGAGACCGCCATGAAGACCCTGGACCATCTGGACGGAACCGAGTACGCCGAGTACAA GGTCAAGCTCTCCGAGAGCCTGGACCAGCTGCACGCCTACGCCCAGACCGCCTCCGAGACCATCACCCCCTACGGCGAGACATACTCCGCCCAGCTCCTGGACGCCACCAAGGACGTGCGCGAGCGCATCATGGCCGACGTGGAGGACCTGCGCGTCCAGCTGGAGCCCAAGCGCGAGGAGCTGAGGCAGGTCCTGCAGAAGCACATGGACGAGTACCGCGGCAAGCTGGAGCCCGTCTTCCAGGAGTACATGACCAAGAACAAGGAGGACGTCGAGACCCTGAGGGCCAAGCTGCAGCCCCTGCTCGAGGAGATGCGCTCCAAGGTGGAGGCCAACGTGGAGGAGAC CCCAGGACCTCCAGGGCAAGCTGGAGCCCTACATGGAAGACCTGAAGACCAGGGTCATGGCTCTCTACGAGACCCTGTCCCAGGCCCTCAAGGCTTAAACGTCTTCCAGACCCTCCCCCTGTACTCTCCCACTGTAATGCAGACACGCTCACCGCCGCCACGCATCAGCACGGTTCCAACTGCCGTTCGGAACACTCTGGACTCGTGTCACAGCGAGCAGAAAGTCACATCTACACCTGTGTGA
- the apoa1a gene encoding apolipoprotein A-I isoform X1 → MKFVALALTLLLAVGSHAMALQNDAPSQLEHVRAAAMVYLTQVKETAMKTLDHLDGTEYAEYKVKLSESLDQLHAYAQTASETITPYGETYSAQLLDATKDVRERIMADVEDLRVQLEPKREELRQVLQKHMDEYRGKLEPVFQEYMTKNKEDVETLRAKLQPLLEEMRSKVEANVEETKSKLLPMVEVVRSKMTVRLEELRTMVAPYADEYKEQLTKAVSEVREKVAPHAQDLQGKLEPYMEDLKTRVMALYETLSQALKA, encoded by the exons ATGAAATTTGTGGCTCTTGCACTGACCCTCTTGCTGGCCGTCG GCTCCCATGCCATGGCTCTGCAGAACGATGCTCCCTCCCAGCTAGAGCATGTCAGGGCTGCCGCCATGGTGTACCTGACCCAGGTTAAGGAGACCGCCATGAAGACCCTGGACCATCTGGACGGAACCGAGTACGCCGAGTACAA GGTCAAGCTCTCCGAGAGCCTGGACCAGCTGCACGCCTACGCCCAGACCGCCTCCGAGACCATCACCCCCTACGGCGAGACATACTCCGCCCAGCTCCTGGACGCCACCAAGGACGTGCGCGAGCGCATCATGGCCGACGTGGAGGACCTGCGCGTCCAGCTGGAGCCCAAGCGCGAGGAGCTGAGGCAGGTCCTGCAGAAGCACATGGACGAGTACCGCGGCAAGCTGGAGCCCGTCTTCCAGGAGTACATGACCAAGAACAAGGAGGACGTCGAGACCCTGAGGGCCAAGCTGCAGCCCCTGCTCGAGGAGATGCGCTCCAAGGTGGAGGCCAACGTGGAGGAGACCAAGTCCAAGCTCCTGCCCATGGTGGAGGTCGTCCGCAGCAAGATGACCGTCcgcctggaggagctgaggacCATGGTCGCCCCCTACGCCGACGAGTACAAGGAGCAGCTCACCAAGGCCGTGAGCGAGGTGAGGGAGAAGGTGGCCCCCCACGCCCAGGACCTCCAGGGCAAGCTGGAGCCCTACATGGAAGACCTGAAGACCAGGGTCATGGCTCTCTACGAGACCCTGTCCCAGGCCCTCAAGGCTTAA